A genomic stretch from Colwellia sp. Arc7-635 includes:
- a CDS encoding DNA recombination protein RmuC, protein MYSALNLPWLTLDNFPTLIALALMLLITLFIITLFLLRQVKVSRISFVAQQQLLQQLAEKVNLSYEVNASNQQQLQQQLNFNHQQLANQQSELKTYFEQQISDFKLKLLRQHGEQGEKQAQQLSSNSEQLKNTLYEHHVTFSDNQRKATEQLTTQLTATSKLGREEMAKSLHLSSEQMAKRIDELTVSTDNRLKDISGQVEKRLADGFEKTTKTFNDILQRLALIDDAQKKITELSTNVVSLQEVLSDKRSRGAFGEVQLNALIRNVLPEQHFSLQHTLSNGKIADCILFLPEPTGNVVVDSKFPLESYKKMADNTLGEFERKAAERQFKLDIKKHINDISDKYLIEKETADGAVMFIPAEAIFAEIHAHHSDLVDYANKKRVWLASPTTLMAILTTARSVLKDEATRKQIHVIQAHLSHLAADFSRFKGRFANLAKHIDQAASDVKQIHTSADKISNRFEKIEQVELKQEEKEESAAMPTD, encoded by the coding sequence ATGTACTCAGCATTAAATCTTCCTTGGTTAACTTTAGATAACTTCCCAACCTTAATCGCTCTTGCGCTTATGCTACTGATAACCCTGTTTATCATTACATTGTTTTTGCTACGACAGGTAAAGGTTAGTCGTATATCTTTTGTAGCTCAACAACAACTTTTACAACAACTCGCGGAAAAAGTGAACTTAAGTTACGAAGTTAACGCGAGTAATCAGCAACAACTACAACAACAATTAAACTTTAATCATCAGCAATTAGCCAACCAACAAAGCGAGTTAAAAACTTACTTTGAGCAGCAAATATCCGACTTTAAGTTGAAGTTATTGCGACAACATGGCGAGCAAGGTGAAAAGCAAGCACAGCAACTTTCTAGTAACAGCGAACAGCTTAAAAATACCTTATATGAACACCACGTAACTTTCAGCGACAACCAACGTAAAGCCACCGAACAACTGACAACCCAACTTACGGCAACATCTAAGTTAGGTCGTGAAGAAATGGCTAAATCATTGCATTTATCTAGTGAACAAATGGCCAAGCGCATTGATGAACTTACTGTCTCAACAGATAATCGTCTTAAGGATATTAGTGGTCAGGTAGAAAAACGTTTGGCTGATGGCTTTGAGAAAACAACAAAAACCTTTAACGATATTTTACAACGTTTAGCGCTGATTGATGACGCACAGAAAAAAATTACCGAACTGTCGACTAATGTTGTGAGTTTGCAAGAAGTACTCTCAGATAAACGTTCGCGTGGTGCTTTTGGTGAAGTACAGTTAAATGCTTTAATCCGCAATGTGCTACCAGAACAACACTTTTCACTGCAGCACACGTTGTCGAACGGTAAAATTGCTGATTGTATTCTATTTTTACCTGAGCCGACCGGTAATGTTGTGGTTGACTCTAAATTCCCATTAGAAAGCTATAAAAAAATGGCCGACAATACCTTAGGTGAATTTGAGCGCAAAGCAGCTGAACGACAATTTAAATTAGATATTAAAAAGCATATTAATGACATTAGTGACAAATATTTAATTGAAAAAGAAACCGCTGATGGCGCGGTGATGTTTATCCCCGCTGAAGCTATTTTTGCTGAAATACACGCACATCATAGTGACTTGGTGGACTACGCAAATAAAAAACGGGTGTGGTTAGCGTCACCAACAACATTGATGGCCATTTTAACTACCGCTCGTTCAGTGTTAAAAGATGAAGCGACTCGCAAGCAAATACATGTGATTCAAGCCCACTTATCGCATTTAGCGGCTGACTTTTCACGCTTTAAGGGCCGCTTTGCCAATTTAGCAAAGCATATTGATCAAGCAGCAAGTGATGTAAAACAGATACATACCTCGGCAGATAAAATTAGTAATCGTTTTGAAAAAATAGAACAAGTTGAGTTAAAGCAAGAAGAAAAAGAAGAAAGTGCTGCGATGCCTACTGATTAA
- a CDS encoding GGDEF domain-containing protein — protein MPQFLSALKSVVVSLILFFIALMFVEHYQTYWRVKIELVEPMLFGLFAITILLSSYFNRSRLTLAAIAFLVFYLVLEQVLPWRAWLLSNAEWSTIFGAALLSLLSVIKDRGLMSIHGLYRVVCLFILGFASYYWLDFSDVLSLRLMDTPYLTSWLKYLSVELPLVLLTLLLLWQCLREKSLVNSALLASLSVWFGHYYHLITLPWSVLLTVVMTLYFCVVVVDSYFLAYRDELTALPSRRALNQRALSLGRKYTLAMLDIDHFKKFNDIYGHDIGDQVLKLVASKLAQVKSSGRVFRYGGEEFTIIFAGKNTEQAKPALEAVRQAIEDYKIVVRQTQRKTKRARTGKKAEQVKTVSVTISIGLAAKTSKLSFEQTLKLADQALYRAKKSGRNKVSE, from the coding sequence TTGCCTCAGTTTTTAAGTGCTTTAAAAAGTGTTGTTGTTAGTTTAATTTTATTTTTTATAGCCTTGATGTTTGTTGAACATTATCAAACGTATTGGCGAGTAAAAATTGAGCTTGTTGAACCGATGCTTTTCGGCCTGTTTGCCATCACTATTCTCTTATCTAGTTACTTTAATCGCAGCCGATTAACCTTGGCAGCGATTGCCTTTTTAGTCTTTTATCTGGTCTTAGAGCAAGTATTACCTTGGCGAGCATGGTTGCTCTCAAATGCTGAATGGTCGACGATATTTGGTGCTGCTCTATTATCTTTATTGAGTGTTATTAAAGATCGAGGGCTAATGTCGATTCATGGCCTATACCGTGTTGTATGCTTATTTATTCTAGGTTTTGCTAGCTACTATTGGTTAGATTTTTCTGATGTACTAAGTTTGCGATTAATGGATACTCCATACTTAACATCTTGGTTGAAATACCTTTCTGTCGAACTACCTTTAGTGCTTCTAACATTGCTATTGTTGTGGCAATGCTTACGAGAAAAAAGTCTGGTGAATAGCGCTTTATTAGCGAGCTTATCCGTTTGGTTTGGCCATTATTACCATTTAATCACCTTACCTTGGAGCGTATTACTCACTGTAGTGATGACGCTTTATTTTTGCGTTGTTGTGGTTGACTCATATTTTTTGGCTTATCGAGATGAACTCACCGCTTTACCTTCACGTCGTGCGCTCAACCAACGTGCTTTGTCATTGGGGCGAAAATACACCCTTGCTATGCTCGATATTGATCACTTTAAAAAGTTTAATGATATCTACGGCCATGATATTGGTGATCAAGTGCTGAAACTTGTCGCGAGTAAATTAGCGCAAGTGAAAAGTTCTGGTCGAGTATTTCGTTATGGCGGAGAAGAATTTACCATTATTTTTGCGGGTAAAAATACAGAGCAAGCCAAGCCAGCGCTAGAAGCGGTAAGGCAAGCAATAGAAGATTATAAGATTGTGGTCCGCCAAACACAGCGGAAAACTAAACGAGCGCGTACAGGAAAAAAGGCTGAGCAAGTAAAAACAGTCAGTGTCACAATCTCTATTGGACTGGCCGCAAAAACATCAAAGTTAAGTTTTGAGCAAACCTTAAAGTTGGCTGATCAAGCGCTATATCGAGCGAAAAAATCAGGACGCAATAAAGTCAGTGAGTAA
- a CDS encoding sodium-dependent transporter, translated as MSNVRDSFHSRIGFVLAAAGSAIGLGNIWGFPTQAANNGGGAFLFVYLVVTILLALPALYAEVYIGNQAQKNPVSALEDACRDTSPKLGKYAGLIGLSGAIMMLSFYTIVAGWMLAHALSPMAELLGYHDTSQWLATSSTSRNLMFTPVFILLGAAIIHQGVNAGIEKWSARLMPVLLIMLVSLIIYILQQPGAEKGLRTYLIPDFSQVTNPKLIVSAMGQAFFSLSIGVGGMMVYGSYMKKDRDIGKLALSITALDTFIAFMAGLLIIPALYVAQEAGQQVFQGDKLIGEGQLIFNILPELFNSMGNIGMLVAIGFFSLLSIAALTSTISSTEVPVSYLVEDKKFSRSKATWWVSAIVLTASMTLIAFFDSLFGLVIRVLTTILQPLSCLFYFIVVGWLWKRGNKLRDVSLQEGRKWLPIWGNYLRFVCPLLLTVVFVNVAILN; from the coding sequence ATGAGCAATGTCAGAGATTCATTTCATTCAAGAATAGGTTTCGTTCTCGCCGCAGCGGGGTCAGCGATCGGTTTAGGCAATATTTGGGGATTCCCTACGCAAGCTGCAAATAATGGTGGTGGTGCATTTTTATTTGTTTACTTAGTGGTAACGATATTACTCGCGCTGCCTGCACTTTATGCCGAAGTTTATATTGGTAACCAAGCTCAGAAAAATCCTGTTTCTGCTTTAGAAGATGCTTGTCGAGATACTTCACCAAAGTTAGGTAAATATGCTGGTTTAATTGGCTTAAGCGGCGCGATTATGATGCTCAGCTTTTATACCATTGTCGCGGGTTGGATGCTGGCGCATGCCTTGTCTCCTATGGCGGAATTATTAGGCTACCATGACACTTCTCAATGGCTTGCAACGTCTAGCACTTCAAGAAACTTAATGTTTACGCCCGTTTTTATCTTACTTGGTGCTGCGATTATTCATCAAGGGGTTAACGCCGGTATCGAAAAGTGGTCTGCGCGCTTAATGCCTGTATTGTTGATCATGCTAGTTTCATTAATTATTTATATACTGCAACAACCTGGCGCAGAAAAAGGCTTAAGAACTTATTTAATACCTGATTTTTCACAAGTCACTAACCCTAAACTCATTGTTTCGGCAATGGGACAAGCTTTCTTCTCACTTTCTATTGGTGTCGGCGGCATGATGGTTTACGGCTCTTATATGAAAAAAGATCGTGATATAGGTAAGCTTGCACTTTCAATCACCGCTTTAGATACATTTATTGCGTTTATGGCCGGTTTATTAATTATTCCTGCACTTTATGTTGCACAAGAAGCTGGGCAGCAAGTATTCCAAGGCGATAAACTTATTGGTGAAGGTCAGCTTATTTTCAATATACTTCCTGAGCTTTTTAATTCGATGGGTAACATCGGCATGTTAGTCGCCATTGGCTTTTTCTCGTTGTTATCAATAGCGGCGCTAACATCGACGATTTCATCAACTGAAGTACCTGTTTCTTATCTTGTTGAGGATAAAAAGTTTAGCCGCTCAAAAGCAACCTGGTGGGTATCAGCTATTGTGCTAACGGCAAGCATGACCTTGATTGCCTTTTTTGATAGCTTGTTTGGCTTGGTGATCCGTGTGCTCACCACCATTTTACAACCGCTTAGCTGCTTATTTTACTTTATTGTTGTTGGTTGGTTATGGAAGCGCGGTAACAAGTTACGAGATGTATCTTTGCAAGAAGGTAGAAAGTGGTTACCGATATGGGGCAATTACTTACGCTTTGTTTGTCCGTTGTTATTGACGGTGGTTTTTGTCAATGTTGCTATCTTGAATTAA
- a CDS encoding ion transporter, with amino-acid sequence MSSFVRQAQNRLNKIDSSPIFQWSVITVIVLSALLIGVKTHDLPLEAVKILGFLDSAITVFFVFELSIRFIAFKDKKTFFKSGWNVFDTIIVIGSLIPAGGSGILLARLLRVFRVLRLVSMVPELRLLINALITAIPRMGYIALLMFVIFYIYAAVGSILFNQINETLWGDVSISMLTLFRVATFEDWTDVMYETMAVHPMSWIYYLTFIFLTAFIFLNMMVGTILEVMGQEHEKFRAEAHGESGEGGEPASRAQIEKLESELQEIKALLKATPQLHDNTARKLDEPR; translated from the coding sequence ATGTCTTCGTTTGTACGTCAAGCACAAAATCGATTAAATAAAATCGATTCAAGTCCCATTTTCCAGTGGTCTGTGATCACTGTTATTGTGCTATCAGCCTTATTAATAGGTGTAAAAACCCATGACTTACCGTTAGAAGCGGTAAAAATACTTGGCTTTTTAGATAGTGCAATTACTGTATTCTTTGTTTTCGAGTTGAGCATACGTTTTATTGCTTTTAAAGATAAAAAGACCTTTTTTAAAAGTGGCTGGAACGTCTTTGATACCATCATTGTCATTGGCAGTTTAATTCCTGCAGGCGGCTCCGGTATTTTACTTGCTCGTTTACTTCGAGTATTTAGAGTTTTGCGTTTGGTTTCTATGGTGCCTGAATTACGCTTACTTATTAATGCTTTAATAACGGCTATACCGCGCATGGGCTATATTGCGCTATTGATGTTTGTCATTTTTTACATTTACGCTGCTGTTGGCAGTATTTTGTTTAACCAAATCAATGAAACGCTATGGGGCGATGTTTCTATCTCAATGCTAACCTTGTTCCGTGTTGCTACATTTGAAGATTGGACCGATGTCATGTACGAGACGATGGCCGTGCATCCTATGAGCTGGATTTACTACCTCACTTTTATTTTTCTGACCGCCTTTATCTTTTTAAACATGATGGTAGGTACTATTTTAGAAGTGATGGGGCAAGAGCATGAAAAATTTCGCGCCGAAGCTCACGGAGAAAGTGGTGAAGGTGGAGAGCCTGCGAGTAGAGCGCAGATTGAAAAACTTGAAAGCGAACTACAAGAAATTAAAGCGTTACTTAAAGCGACCCCTCAATTGCATGACAATACAGCGCGAAAGTTAGATGAACCTCGCTAA
- a CDS encoding response regulator, protein MAVFSRTLLLSLLCLVLNLLASFSVSSQNLSQYADKNLGQKLSTIEDMSDNREALVLITSLYDNKSLSTLDRIAVLSSKSKIYHRLGRLDKAIETAQEEQKLANKFDFKQLEADAYKMIGVYAYYRGDNSLALSSYQQALDYYIGVNAPIAQANLHNNIGLVYAAMTKLEDTLLSYQKAELLYQKYGNKKDKIDVQSNIAGLHLRLKRHDIAISMYLEVIEKRKEISDFQEFAKTYTDLGSAYQHAGNFKQAQHYMELGLALHKKNKDDYNAAATLHNLAELNNVQNNIDQAIIYAKECIRLSVAQGHDNAYVGGLYSLAKAYYLQGKFDLALSYVEQSNEVAAKMQYKEQVKYNQSLLSLIYASQNKTYKAIQSQFDFLQTNSEIANTQLNSQLALFDSEQLKQQVEQLKQQKRLQVLETERSTQERNFIIIVVAAALLIGFLIARREIEKRSTQVLEEKVTQRTTALEYLMQELQNANNIKSQFLANMSHEIRTPLTTVIGQAEAILNGDVDDEYINKEVEIIHGNSLHLLELTNNILDLSKIEANKIELELQTLNLHDILQELANMFTLQATSKGLTFAILHTLPNPFLIEIDGFRVKQILINLCSNAIKFTPKGHVELNISRSDGSLIFKITDSGIGMSSSQLQNLFESFTQGDSSISRRFGGTGLGLCLSDQLAKIMGGKIDVESELNQGSVFAFSLPCEESAAEQYTESTILANDSNNEKQLEQLQGKILLADDHNDNRRLIARLLASLGLEVLTARNGREAVALFEQHQPTLILMDIQMPEMDGIEAFKILRQKGCETPIVALTANAMSHEISHYLSLGFDGHLSKPIERNIFIPTIARYYGDAISQEVANASFNKVEMEDLVEEFKSNLVLEQQDLVLHINNNDFDQLSRLSHRIAGAAQMFGFADLSKYAIQLEMVIKKNDTTIINDHTQKLLNEIDQVLW, encoded by the coding sequence ATGGCTGTTTTCAGTCGAACGTTGCTATTATCTTTATTGTGCTTGGTTCTTAACTTACTCGCTAGCTTTTCGGTAAGTAGCCAAAACTTAAGCCAATATGCCGATAAAAACTTAGGCCAGAAATTGTCAACTATCGAAGACATGAGTGATAATCGCGAGGCCTTAGTTTTAATCACTTCTCTTTATGACAACAAATCGCTATCTACTCTTGACAGAATTGCTGTGCTTTCGAGTAAAAGTAAAATATATCACCGATTAGGCCGACTAGATAAAGCAATAGAAACTGCACAAGAAGAACAGAAGCTTGCTAATAAATTTGATTTTAAGCAATTAGAAGCTGATGCCTATAAAATGATTGGCGTATATGCTTATTATAGAGGAGACAATAGTTTAGCATTAAGTTCATACCAACAAGCTCTCGACTATTATATCGGCGTTAATGCACCTATTGCCCAAGCTAATTTACATAATAATATCGGTTTAGTTTATGCGGCAATGACCAAACTTGAAGACACATTATTATCCTATCAAAAAGCTGAATTACTTTATCAAAAATATGGCAACAAAAAAGACAAGATTGATGTACAAAGTAATATTGCTGGTTTGCACTTACGATTGAAACGTCATGATATAGCTATATCCATGTATCTTGAGGTAATTGAAAAACGTAAAGAAATTTCAGACTTTCAAGAATTTGCTAAAACTTATACCGATTTGGGGTCTGCGTACCAACATGCAGGCAACTTTAAGCAAGCTCAACATTACATGGAGCTGGGGTTAGCACTTCATAAGAAAAATAAAGATGACTATAACGCAGCTGCAACCTTACATAATCTAGCCGAGCTTAATAACGTACAAAATAACATCGACCAAGCGATAATTTATGCGAAAGAATGTATTCGTTTGAGTGTGGCTCAAGGGCACGATAACGCTTATGTTGGTGGATTATACAGCTTAGCTAAGGCTTATTATCTGCAAGGAAAGTTTGATTTAGCGTTGAGTTACGTTGAACAATCAAATGAAGTTGCTGCAAAAATGCAGTACAAAGAACAAGTTAAATATAATCAATCTCTGCTCTCGTTAATTTATGCTTCTCAGAACAAAACCTATAAAGCGATTCAAAGCCAGTTTGATTTTTTACAAACCAATAGTGAAATCGCGAACACCCAACTGAACTCGCAATTGGCTCTATTCGATTCAGAACAGCTAAAGCAACAAGTAGAGCAGTTGAAACAACAAAAGCGTCTACAAGTCCTAGAAACTGAACGCTCAACGCAAGAGCGTAACTTTATTATTATTGTGGTTGCCGCGGCTTTGTTGATTGGTTTCTTAATTGCCCGTCGAGAAATAGAAAAACGATCAACCCAAGTGCTCGAAGAAAAAGTAACACAAAGAACCACCGCACTTGAATATTTGATGCAAGAATTACAAAATGCTAATAACATTAAAAGTCAGTTTTTAGCCAATATGAGTCACGAAATTAGAACACCGTTGACTACGGTTATCGGCCAAGCAGAGGCAATACTCAATGGTGATGTGGATGATGAATATATCAATAAAGAAGTTGAAATTATTCATGGTAACAGTTTGCACCTACTTGAACTCACTAACAACATTCTTGATTTAAGCAAAATTGAAGCAAATAAAATAGAGCTGGAACTACAAACACTAAACTTGCATGACATTTTGCAAGAACTTGCCAACATGTTTACACTGCAAGCGACATCAAAGGGCTTAACATTTGCCATTTTACACACTTTACCTAATCCATTTTTAATCGAAATTGATGGCTTTCGAGTTAAGCAAATATTGATAAACTTATGCTCCAATGCGATTAAATTCACCCCAAAAGGTCATGTTGAGCTCAATATTAGTCGAAGTGACGGTAGCTTAATCTTTAAAATTACTGACAGCGGTATTGGCATGAGTAGCTCGCAACTGCAAAACTTGTTTGAAAGTTTCACTCAAGGTGACAGTAGTATCAGTCGACGCTTCGGTGGCACGGGTTTAGGTTTGTGCTTATCTGATCAACTGGCGAAGATTATGGGCGGGAAAATAGATGTCGAAAGTGAATTAAATCAAGGTAGTGTTTTTGCCTTTAGTTTGCCGTGTGAAGAAAGTGCTGCTGAGCAATATACTGAAAGTACAATTTTAGCTAACGACTCAAATAATGAAAAACAACTTGAACAGTTACAAGGTAAAATTTTACTTGCTGATGACCATAATGATAATAGACGGCTCATTGCTCGGTTATTAGCATCGTTGGGTTTAGAGGTGCTAACCGCTCGTAATGGCCGTGAAGCCGTAGCTTTGTTTGAGCAACATCAACCCACGCTGATTTTAATGGATATTCAAATGCCAGAAATGGATGGTATTGAAGCGTTTAAAATTTTGCGTCAAAAAGGCTGTGAAACACCTATTGTTGCGCTTACGGCTAATGCCATGTCACATGAAATATCACACTACTTATCGTTGGGTTTTGATGGTCACCTTTCTAAGCCGATTGAACGCAACATTTTCATTCCAACCATTGCTAGATATTACGGGGACGCTATTTCACAAGAAGTAGCTAATGCTAGTTTCAATAAGGTTGAGATGGAAGATTTAGTTGAAGAGTTTAAGTCTAATTTGGTGTTAGAGCAGCAAGACCTTGTATTGCACATTAATAATAATGACTTTGATCAACTCAGCCGATTATCGCATCGTATTGCCGGTGCTGCGCAAATGTTTGGCTTCGCTGATTTATCAAAATACGCCATACAATTAGAAATGGTGATAAAGAAGAATGACACTACGATTATAAATGATCACACTCAAAAATTATTAAATGAGATAGATCAGGTGCTGTGGTAA
- a CDS encoding DUF1697 domain-containing protein: MAVYISLLRGINVSGQKIIKMAELKSRYQALSFKNVQSYIQSGNVIFTIDNNDTTEQLAKKINQAILAHYQFDVPVFILTPEALQSARTKLPFEHIDVAVDGSKVLLCFLSDEVSNPMASLSPYLKDNEHLSIIGKVLYLHCEDGLGRSKLTIALIEKKLKVSATARNLKTVDKLLNLAESTSE, encoded by the coding sequence ATGGCAGTTTATATTTCTTTGTTACGCGGCATTAATGTATCCGGTCAAAAAATCATTAAAATGGCTGAGTTAAAAAGCCGATATCAAGCACTGTCGTTTAAAAATGTGCAAAGTTATATTCAAAGTGGCAATGTCATCTTTACTATTGATAATAATGACACTACTGAACAGCTGGCTAAGAAAATAAACCAAGCAATTTTGGCCCATTACCAATTTGACGTACCCGTATTTATCTTAACGCCAGAGGCTTTACAAAGCGCGCGAACAAAGCTGCCATTTGAACATATTGATGTTGCTGTCGACGGTAGTAAAGTACTCTTGTGCTTTCTATCAGATGAAGTCAGTAATCCTATGGCGTCACTGTCACCTTACCTGAAAGATAATGAACATTTGAGTATTATTGGTAAGGTACTTTATTTACATTGTGAAGATGGTTTAGGACGCTCTAAATTAACGATTGCGTTAATAGAGAAGAAACTGAAAGTGAGCGCAACCGCTCGTAACTTAAAAACAGTCGACAAGCTGCTTAACCTTGCAGAATCAACATCTGAATAG
- a CDS encoding DUF962 domain-containing protein produces the protein MTTPQAKKYKSFKSFYPFYLSQHQDITCRRLHFIGSSLIIITLAYTLINAAWLLLWILPILGYGFAWVGHFFFEKNKPATFIYPWYSFLGDWVMYKDTLTGKLKF, from the coding sequence ATGACAACCCCTCAAGCAAAAAAATATAAAAGCTTCAAATCCTTCTATCCTTTCTATTTAAGCCAGCATCAAGATATTACTTGCAGAAGGTTACATTTTATTGGCTCGAGCCTGATTATTATAACTTTGGCCTATACCTTAATAAACGCTGCTTGGTTATTACTTTGGATACTACCTATCCTCGGTTATGGTTTTGCTTGGGTTGGGCACTTTTTTTTCGAAAAAAATAAGCCCGCTACATTTATCTACCCTTGGTACAGTTTTCTTGGTGATTGGGTTATGTATAAAGATACACTGACAGGCAAGCTTAAGTTTTAA
- a CDS encoding LysE family transporter, translating to MDLMQGLFLITSIHLLAAASPGPDFVLVSQQTLSNGKTSGFMVSIGIALGLSVHIIYSALGLAAVIANSSTALWAIKIIGGCYLVYLGIKGLRAKAVNNVAHLNESKIIKKHSNLKAIVKGFLCNALNPKAPIYFVALFTVVLSPDLPALHLVIYGLWMMVLQLLWFSAVVVLLSRPNVNAKFQRFGHWIDRVLGGAMILIGLKVLTSKIN from the coding sequence ATGGATTTAATGCAAGGCTTGTTCTTAATAACCTCTATTCATTTATTGGCAGCAGCATCACCTGGACCTGACTTTGTTTTAGTCTCACAGCAAACACTGTCGAACGGAAAAACATCCGGTTTTATGGTCAGTATTGGTATTGCGCTAGGGCTGTCTGTTCATATTATTTACTCTGCACTAGGACTAGCAGCGGTCATTGCTAATTCATCAACCGCATTGTGGGCAATAAAAATTATCGGCGGCTGTTACTTAGTCTATTTAGGTATTAAAGGACTGCGTGCTAAAGCAGTTAACAATGTTGCTCATCTAAACGAAAGTAAAATAATTAAAAAACATTCAAATTTAAAGGCGATTGTTAAAGGCTTTTTATGTAATGCTTTAAATCCAAAAGCACCTATATACTTTGTGGCATTATTTACGGTGGTTTTATCGCCTGACTTACCTGCTTTGCACTTGGTTATTTACGGTCTTTGGATGATGGTGTTACAGTTGTTGTGGTTTTCAGCTGTTGTAGTGCTACTTTCTCGACCAAACGTTAATGCAAAATTTCAACGTTTCGGCCATTGGATAGATCGCGTGCTCGGTGGCGCTATGATTTTAATCGGTTTAAAAGTACTCACTAGTAAAATAAATTAG
- a CDS encoding 3-hydroxybutyrate dehydrogenase: MLKQKVALITGSTSGIGLATAHVLAAQGINLVLHGLMSSDEGEVLAKKFAEQYDINVLFDNADLRNVESIEHFIQRAVERMGSIDILVNNAGIQHTESAENFPLDKWNAIIAINLSAAFHAIQYALPSMKNRGWGRIINVASVHGLVGSVNKSAYCAAKHGLVGLTKVLALECAEQGITVNAICPGWVDTPLINEQISTLAQQQGVDFKQAKYNLVTAKQPLPEMMAPEQIGQFILFLCSDSARSITGSALPMDGAWTAQ; the protein is encoded by the coding sequence ATGCTTAAGCAAAAAGTCGCCTTAATTACTGGCTCAACAAGCGGTATTGGCTTGGCAACCGCGCATGTACTTGCTGCACAAGGAATAAATCTCGTACTGCATGGTTTAATGTCATCTGATGAAGGCGAGGTGTTGGCTAAAAAATTTGCCGAGCAATACGATATCAACGTTTTATTTGATAATGCCGACTTAAGAAACGTTGAGAGTATTGAGCACTTTATTCAACGCGCAGTCGAACGCATGGGCAGTATTGATATATTGGTCAATAATGCTGGCATACAGCACACCGAGTCTGCTGAGAATTTCCCGTTAGATAAATGGAATGCCATTATTGCGATTAATTTATCGGCGGCCTTTCATGCCATTCAATATGCCTTACCTAGTATGAAAAATAGGGGCTGGGGAAGGATTATCAATGTTGCTTCGGTGCATGGGCTCGTAGGCTCAGTTAATAAGTCGGCTTATTGTGCCGCAAAGCATGGCTTGGTTGGCTTAACAAAAGTATTAGCTTTAGAGTGTGCCGAGCAGGGAATTACGGTGAATGCTATTTGTCCTGGCTGGGTCGATACACCACTGATTAATGAACAAATATCAACATTAGCGCAGCAACAAGGTGTTGATTTTAAACAGGCAAAATACAATTTAGTGACGGCAAAACAACCACTACCTGAAATGATGGCACCGGAGCAAATAGGGCAGTTCATTCTATTTCTTTGTAGTGACAGTGCCCGAAGCATTACCGGCTCTGCCTTACCGATGGATGGTGCTTGGACGGCACAATAA